The following proteins come from a genomic window of Macrobrachium rosenbergii isolate ZJJX-2024 chromosome 39, ASM4041242v1, whole genome shotgun sequence:
- the LOC136825770 gene encoding transmembrane protein 267 translates to MEGWMKMNEELDETSENMQNIEKANKLEIALLCCVLLIITWLGDRLVADFVITLPPKSLLRASDTVIHGLIAAVSWRIVCLLNPQLSFSSCVPSHWNDNVKYAGRQESSSFFSLINFYNMGMAFAVASAVDLDHIITDLSYTLQGYELTHWQRGLFHFVLPPLLFSILFYISSVVFKSLFCLKVSIFVFLCVIGHDIRDALHHGLWFQPLGVTPRFPYWLYVLTTMLLPFISSGMGSLPVRAQSVHMPSVSIV, encoded by the exons ATGGAAGGatggatgaaaatgaatgaagaattggATGAAACATCGGAAAATATGCAGAACATTGAGAAGGCAAACAAATTAGAGATAGCACTGCTGTGCTGTGTTCTTTTAATTATAACATGGCTTGGAGACCGCCTTGTAGCAGATTTTGTGATAACATTACCACCCAA GTCTCTCCTGAGAGCATCAGACACTGTGATCCATGGTTTAATAGCAGCAGTATCCTGGCGAATAGTATGCCTTTTAAATCCACAACTAAGTTTTAGCAGTTGTGTCCCATCACATTGGAATGACAACGTGAAATATGCAGGTAGACAAGAAAGCTCATCATTTTTCTCGCTCATAAATTTTTACAATATGGGTATGGCATTTGCCGTAGCAAGTGCAGTAGATTTGGACCACATCATCACAGACCTGTCTTATACACTTCAG GGGTACGAACTTACACACTGGCAGAGAGGTTTGTTCCACTTCGTCTTGCCTCCTTTGCTCTTCAGCATATTGTTTTACATTTCCTCTGTTGTGTTCAAATCCTTATTTTGTCTGAAAGTTTCcatatttgtctttctttgtgtCATAGGCCATGATATAAGGGACGCTCTGCATCATGGCTTATGGTTTCAGCCCTTGGGTGTGACACCTCGTTTTCCTTATTGGTTATATGTTTTAACGACCATGTTATTACCATTCATATCTAGTGGAATGGGTTCCCTGCCAGTCAGAGCTCAGTCAGTGCATATGCCTTCTGTTTCTATTGTGTAA
- the LOC136825769 gene encoding U4/U6 small nuclear ribonucleoprotein Prp4-like, with the protein MSDGEDSPVGGGGGNARERQWYGSLGATMGGTDSPSETPSSPAASNIHTSNEYMELDEPEMLDEKKALLEEFERKRRARMIHVTTDDSEVKQQLRQLGEPICLFGEGPADRRNRLKELLSRLGEDALKKTASEKQEKETTEHTQESPEETWYHEGPKELRDARMFLVNFSIPRARARLKQEHLDNQIPEATRTAKRQEIQNKLRAFSLIGSQNADSRPISYCSFSPDGKLLSTSSWSGLCKVWKVPECTEIQSYHGHNCYVDCVEWHPSATLTMDSSALNLVSSGRDGSVQLWSLDSDNPLGELPTMEARVSRVSFHPSGRFLGACVHDNSWRLWDLEIQEEVLFQEGHSKAVYCLGFQFDGSLAATGGMDAFGRVWDLRTGKCIMFLSGHQEPILAVDWSPDGYHLVTGSEDNSARVWDVRARRCIYSIPSHTGIVTGARYDKTGGQYIVTSSYDGSVRVWCHGSFQPLRALEGHGQKVMGVDISPFDGIIATCSFDRTFKIWGPD; encoded by the exons ATGTCTGATGGAGAAGATTCACCAGTGGGAGGTGGAGGTGGCAATGCCCGTGAACGTCAGTGGTATGGATCCCTTGGGGCCACAATGGGAGGCACAGATTCTCCAAGTGAAACACCAAGTAGCCCTGCTGCTTCAAACATCCACACTAGCAATGAATACATGGAATTGGATGAACCAGAAATGTTAGACGAAAAGAAAGCATTGCTTGAAGAGTTCGAAAGAAAGCGACGAGCACGTATGATCCATGTCACCACAGATGATAGTGAG gtAAAACAACAGCTGAGACAACTAGGAGAACCTATATGCCTCTTTGGTGAAGGTCCTGCTGACCGAAGAAATCGATTGAAGGAACTTCTCTCTAGACTAGGTGAGGATGCTTTGAAAAAAACTGCatcagaaaaacaagaaaaagaaaccacagaacACACTCAAGAAAGCCCAGAGGAGACATGGTATCACGAGGGACCCAAAGAACTCAGGGATGCAAGAATGTTTCTTGTAAATTTCTCGATACCTCGGGCAAGAGCCAGATTAAAACAAGAGCACTTAGATAACCAAATTCCAGAGGCAACTCGTACTGCTAAGAGGCAAGAGATACAGAATAAGTTGAGAGCGTTTAGTCTTATTGGCAGTCAAAATGCTGATTCAAGACCCATTTCTTATTGCAGTTTTAGCCCTGACGGAAAGCTGTTATCGACTAGTTCCTGGAGTGGATTATGTAAGGTTTGGAAAGTTCCAGAATGCACAGAAATTCAGTCTTATCATGGACACAATTGTTATGTAGACTGTGTTGAGTGGCATCCAAGTGCAACATTGACCATGGACTCCTCGGCTCTCAACTTGGTCTCAAGTGGTCGAGATGGAAGTGTGCAGTTGTGGAGCTTGGACAGTGATAACCCACTTGGAGAATTACCAACCATGGAAGCAAGAGTTTCACGAGTCAGCTTCCATCCAAGTGGGAGGTTTCTGGGGGCATGCGTCCACGACAACAGTTGGAGGTTATGGGACCTCGAAATACAAGAAGAAGTTCTTTTTCAAGAAGGTCATTCAAAAGCAGTATATTGCCTTGGCTTTCAGTTTGACGGCTCTTTGGCTGCCACTGGAGGGATGGATGCCTTTGGAAGAGTTTGGGATTTAAGAACTGGCAAGTGCATTATGTTCTTGAGTGGACACCAGGAACCAATTTTGGCTGTTGACTGGTCACCTGATGGTTACCATTTGGTAACAGGCAGTGAAGATAACTCGGCAAGAGTTTGGGACGTTCGAGCACGCCGTTGTATTTATTCAATCCCTTCTCACACAGGCATCGTCACTGGTGCTCGGTACGACAAAACTGGAGGACAGTATATTGTAACAAGTTCATATGATGGCTCTGTACGTGTTTGGTGTCATGGCTCGTTCCAACCTCTGCGGGCCCTTGAAGGACATGGCCAAAAGGTGATGGGAGTTGATATCTCCCCATTTGATGGCATTATTGCAACATGTTCATTTGACAGGACATTCAAGATCTGGGGTCCTGACTGA